ATCATCGACAACGAGGTGCGGAAGCGCGGGTCGTCGAGCAGCGCCCGGTAGTTGGCCAGGCCGGCCCAGTCGCCGAGTGCGATGGTGCCCCGGGCGTTGCTGAAGCTCAGCAGCAGGCCCCAGCCCATCGCGACGTACTTGAAGACGACCAGCCCGACGACCAGCGGCGCGGTCAGCAGGATGAAGGCCCGCCAGGCCGGCCAGTCGACCCGGCGACGGCGCGGCGCGGCGGGCGCCGGTCCAGTGACGGGCCCGGCGCTGGTGCCCGGGCGTCCGGTACGCAGGGACACCCGCGCCTCAGACCGTGGGCAGCTTGTCGAGGGCCTCCTGCGAGCGCTGCGCCGCCGCACCGAGCGTCGCCATCGGGTCGGCGTTCTTCTTGACGATGTCGGAGACCGCGTCGTCGTACGGCTTGCTGACCGTCGGCGCCCAGAGGGCGGTGGTCCGGGTGCCGTACTGGTTGAGCAGGTCGATGGCGGTCTTCGCCGGACCGGACCGCAGCGGCTCGGCCTGTGCGGCGAGACCCGCCCGGGGCGGCACGTGGAAGCCGTAGCTCAGCGCCCAGTCCTGCTGCACCTCGTTGTTCTGCAACCACAGCCACTGGATGTACTTCTTCGCCTCGGCCACGTGCTTGCTCTTGCCGTTGACCACCTGGGACCAGCCACCGAGGATGACCACCGGCTTGCCGCCCGGCCCGTGTGCCGGCCAGGGGATGAGGTCGAAGTCGTCGACGAGTTCCTTCTTGATCTGCGGCAGTGCCCACAGGCCACCCCAGGCGATCGCGGTGGCGCCGGTGATGAGCGCGCCCGGGTCGTACCACTCGGTGGCGTAGCCGAGCAGCATCGACTTGTCGGTGAACATCCGGCGCACCAGGGCGAACGCGTCGGCGATCTCCGGGGTGGCGTAGCTGACCCTGCGGCCCGTCAGCACGTTCTGCCCGACGGAGAACGGCAGCAGGTTGCGCATGCCGGCGAGACCGTCGTTTCCGACGAAGATGCCCTTGGTCTTGCCCCGGGTGAGTGCCTTGGCCGCGCTGACCAGCTCGGTGAGAGTCTTCGGCGGCTGCACCCCGGCGGCGGAGAGCAGGCTCTTCCGGTAGTACAACAGCATCACGTCGATGATCATCGGTACGCCGTACGCCTTGCCGCCGTGGGTCAGCGGGCTGAGCGCGTGCTCGTTGAGTTCGCCCTTCGCCGCACCGAGGATGTCGTCGAGGGCGGCGACCTGCTGCTGCGCCACCATGTCCGGGGTGACCTCGTTGATCTCGTAGATGTCGGGGCCTTCCGGGGTCAGCACCGACGACTGCCACTTCGTCTTGTAGTCCCCCGGCACCCAGGTCACCTTCACCGCGACGTCCGGGTTCTGCTTCGTGTAGTCGGCGGCGTACCGCATCGCCGCCTCGCGGGTGCCCTGCTCGCCGTACTCGTGGTACCAGTGGTTGAGGGTGACCTTGGCGCCGCCGGAGCCGGAGCCGGTCGGGTCGGTCTGGCAGCCGGAGATCGCGGCACCGCCGACGAAGAGCAGCGAGGTGCCGAGGAAGCGCCGGCGGGACAGGCCGGGCGTGGGACCGCTCATGATGCGACTTCCTTCTCCTCGTGGTGGCGGGGACGCACCTGCCCACAGCCGGCGGGGATGCATCGGAGTACATGGATCAGGTCGTGAGGTGAGGCCGAGCCTAGGGTTCTGCCACTACTTCGTCAAGGACAAAGAATAAGCCCCTGCGATCGGTTGACGCCCGCCTCGTCCACGTCGGACGATCTAGCGATGGCGTTCGACATCCCGGCCCTGCGCGGCCTTGCCTTCGGCGGCGACTACAGCGCCGAACAGTGGCCGGAAGAGGTGTGGACCGACGACGTCCGGCTGATGAAGATCGCCGGGGTCAACCTGGCCACCGTCGGCGTCTTCTCCTGGGCCATGTTGGAGACCGCACCCGGCCGGTACGACTTCGACTGGCTCGACCGGCTGCTCGACCTGCTCGCCCGGCACGGCATCGCCGCCGACCTGGCCACCGCCACCGCCGCGCCGCCGCCCTGGTTCAGCCACGCCCATTCGGAGTCACTGCCGGTCGGCCCGGACGGCACCCGCCTCTGGTACGGCAGCCGCCAGTCCTTCTGCCCCAGCTCACCTGCGTACCGGGACGCGGCGGCGGCACTGGTCGAACAGCTCGGCACCCGCTACGCCGGCCATCCCGCCCTCGCCATGTGGCACGTCAACAACGAGTACGGCTGCCACGTCGCCCGCTGCTGGTGCGACACCTCGGCCGAGGCGTTCCGCGGCTGGCTGCGCGACCGGTACGACAGCCTCGACGCACTCAACACCGCCTGGGGTACGGCCTTCTGGTCGCAGCGTTACACCGACTGGGAGCAGGTGCTGCCGCCCCGGCAGACGCCGAGCTTCGCCAACCCCACCCAGCAACTCGACTTCCACCGGTTCTCCTCCCGGGAACTGCTCGACTGCTACCGGGCCGAACGTGACATCCTGCGCCGGCTCAGTCCCGGCGTACCGGTGACCACGAACTTCCTCGTCGACCGGTGGAGTGTGGACTTCTGGGCCTGGGCCGGCGAGGTCGATCTGGTCGCGATGGACCACTACCTGACGGCCGGACGCGTCGACCCGTACGCCGATCTCGCCCTCATCGCGGACCTGGCCCGGTCGCTGGCCGGCGGCCGGCCCTGGGCGCTGATGGAGCACGCCACCAGCGCGGTCAACTGGCAGCCCCGCAACCTCGCCAAGCCGCCCGGCCGGTTGCGCCGCGACTCGCTCGGGCACGTCGCCCGGGGCGCCGACTCGGTGCTCTACTTCCAGTGGCGGGCGTCCCGGTCCGGCGCCGAGAAGTGGCACTCCGGAATGGTGCCGCACGCCGGCACCGACACCAAGGTGTGGCGGGAGGTGGTCGCGCTCGGCTCCGAACTGGACGGACTCGCGGAAGTCGTCGGCAGCGAGGTGATCGCCGAGGTCGCCGTCCTGCTCGACTGGTCGAGCATCTGGGCACAACGCCATCCCAGCCAGCCCAGCGTCGACGCCGACCCGATCGGTTGCATCGAACAGTGGCACGCGGCGCTCCGGGCCGCCACGGTCACCTGCGACTTCGCCCCGCCGGGCGGCGACCTCGGCCGGTACCGGCTGGTGCTGCTGCCGGCCCTGCACCTGGTGAGCGAGGCCGACGCGGCCAACCTGGTCGCGTACGTCGCCGAGGGCGGGACGGTGCTGGTCGGGCCGTACGCCGGGGTCGTCGACGAGCACGACCAGATCCGGCTCGGCGGGTACGGCGCCTGGCGGGAACTGCTCGGCGTCCGGGTCGAGGAGTTCTTTCCGCTCGACGTCGGGGCCACGGTCGCACTCAGTGACGGCGGCACGGGTCGAGTGTGGACGGAGCTGGCGACGGCGGACCAGGCCGAGGTGCTGGTGTCGTACGCCGACGGGCCGCTGGCCGGCGGTCCTGCGCTGACCCGACACCAGTACGGCCGGGGCACCGCCTACTACCTGGGCACCCACCTGGACGACCCGGCGCTGCGCGCCCTGCTGACCCGGCTGGCCGTCGACGCCGGGCTGACGCCGATCCTGGCCACCCCGCCGCCCGGGGTCGAGGCGGTCCAGCGCCGCCATCCCGACGGGCGCCGCTACACCTTTCTGGCGAACGACACCGACGCCCCGGTCGAGGTACCGGTCGACGGCTCGATACTCACCGGCGCCGCCCGGGTCCCCGACGGCATCCAGATCCCGCCCCACGGCCTCGCCGTCCTCCGGGACAGGTGTTAGGAAGGGGCCCTTCATCTACAGAAAGCGATAAGAAGGGGCCCTTCCTTTCAGACTCGGCGGATGAGGCCGCCGGCCGGGGTGCCGATGCCGGCGAGGAACCGTTTCAGGGCGAAGGTGGCCGCGCCGAGGCTGACCGGATTGCCGGCGATCTGGCAGAGGGTGATCTCGGTGGCGGCCAGCGGACGGCTGAGCGCGTGCTGGGCCACCACCGCGCCCACCTCGGCGAGCAGGGATTCACCGAGCCGGGCGGCGACCCAGCTGCTGAGCACGATCACTTCCGGGTTGACCAGATTGATCAGGTCGGCGACCGCGACGCCGAGGTAGCGGGCGGTCTCGGTAACCACCTTCGCGGCCACCGGATCTCCGGCCGCCACCCCGTGGGCCAGC
The nucleotide sequence above comes from Plantactinospora soyae. Encoded proteins:
- a CDS encoding ABC transporter substrate-binding protein; protein product: MSGPTPGLSRRRFLGTSLLFVGGAAISGCQTDPTGSGSGGAKVTLNHWYHEYGEQGTREAAMRYAADYTKQNPDVAVKVTWVPGDYKTKWQSSVLTPEGPDIYEINEVTPDMVAQQQVAALDDILGAAKGELNEHALSPLTHGGKAYGVPMIIDVMLLYYRKSLLSAAGVQPPKTLTELVSAAKALTRGKTKGIFVGNDGLAGMRNLLPFSVGQNVLTGRRVSYATPEIADAFALVRRMFTDKSMLLGYATEWYDPGALITGATAIAWGGLWALPQIKKELVDDFDLIPWPAHGPGGKPVVILGGWSQVVNGKSKHVAEAKKYIQWLWLQNNEVQQDWALSYGFHVPPRAGLAAQAEPLRSGPAKTAIDLLNQYGTRTTALWAPTVSKPYDDAVSDIVKKNADPMATLGAAAQRSQEALDKLPTV
- a CDS encoding beta-galactosidase, which codes for MAFDIPALRGLAFGGDYSAEQWPEEVWTDDVRLMKIAGVNLATVGVFSWAMLETAPGRYDFDWLDRLLDLLARHGIAADLATATAAPPPWFSHAHSESLPVGPDGTRLWYGSRQSFCPSSPAYRDAAAALVEQLGTRYAGHPALAMWHVNNEYGCHVARCWCDTSAEAFRGWLRDRYDSLDALNTAWGTAFWSQRYTDWEQVLPPRQTPSFANPTQQLDFHRFSSRELLDCYRAERDILRRLSPGVPVTTNFLVDRWSVDFWAWAGEVDLVAMDHYLTAGRVDPYADLALIADLARSLAGGRPWALMEHATSAVNWQPRNLAKPPGRLRRDSLGHVARGADSVLYFQWRASRSGAEKWHSGMVPHAGTDTKVWREVVALGSELDGLAEVVGSEVIAEVAVLLDWSSIWAQRHPSQPSVDADPIGCIEQWHAALRAATVTCDFAPPGGDLGRYRLVLLPALHLVSEADAANLVAYVAEGGTVLVGPYAGVVDEHDQIRLGGYGAWRELLGVRVEEFFPLDVGATVALSDGGTGRVWTELATADQAEVLVSYADGPLAGGPALTRHQYGRGTAYYLGTHLDDPALRALLTRLAVDAGLTPILATPPPGVEAVQRRHPDGRRYTFLANDTDAPVEVPVDGSILTGAARVPDGIQIPPHGLAVLRDRC